From Candidatus Zixiibacteriota bacterium:
CAACTTCATGCCATCGACCGGTGAACTGAAATCATACAGAGAACCGGCTGGTCCGGGAGTACGAGTCGACTCCGGAGTTGTGGAGAGATCGCAGATTCCGATATTCTACGATCCGATGATTTCAAAGCTGTGTACGTGGGGGGCGACGCGCGATGAAGCGATTGTCAGGATGAAACGCGCTTTGTCGGAGTATAGAATTTGCGGCGTCTCGACCGCGATCAGCTTTCACGAGAAGGTCATAGAGCACGAAGCTTTCAAACGTGGCGATCTTACGACGCATTTCATCGAGGATCATTTCAAGGATATGGATTATCTTGCGGGAGAAGATGAGCACATTCTTGAAGCGGCAGCAATAGCGGCATGTTTCTACGATTATCTCGACAACAAGCGCATATCGACCGGAAGCGAATCCGGCGGAGCAGCATCGAAGTGGAAGACATCGGGCAGAATCTCCGGACTGAGAAAGCCGCTGGGAGGATCTAAATGAACTACTCGGCAAAACTTCTGGATAAAGAGTATATCGTATCTCTAGACGATCGCGGCGCCAAAATCGATCTGCAATTCAACGGCAAGCCGGTCAAGTTCAGCTACACAACAAGAAAGAACAAGCACCGTTTCCTGATGCTGGTCGATTCGATGTCTTACGATGTTGAAGTGAATCGCCAGAACGGGAAGTTTTCTGTGTTCATCTATGGTCGCGAGTTTGAAGTAACGGCCGAGGATGAGCGTCTTGCCAAATTGCGCGAAGTTGCCGGTATGGGCTCGGAAATGGCGGATCAGAAGGATATAGCAGCGCCAATGCCGGGACTGGTGGTGAAACTGCTGAAGTCTGTCGGTGATGCGGTGAAGAAGGGAGAGGGAGTAATCATCATCGAGGCTATGAAAATGGAGAACGAGCTTAAGGCAGCTTCTGATGGAGAGATTGCTGATGTTCTTGTCAAACCGGGACAGGCGGTCGACAAAGGGCAGTGTCTTGTCAAACTAAAATCGAATCCGACTTAGTCGCAATGGACAGCAAGAAGAAACATCTGCATACGCCCGCCGATCTGGATGGGCACGACTATCAGCAGGAACTTGGAAATCCGGGCGAGTATCCGTTTACTCGCGGCATATATGCAGGGATGTATACCGAACGGCTCTGGACGATGCGTCAATATGCCGGTTTCGGTACGGCGGTCGAATCCAACAAGCGTTACCGATATCTGCTCGAACAGGGGCAGACTGGGCTTTCGGTGGCGTTCGATCTGCCGACTCAGATAGGGTATGACTCCGATCATGCGATGTCGGAAGGCGAGGTCGGCAAGACCGGCGTTGCAATCGACACGTTGAAGGATTTCGAGATTCTGTTTAACCGAATTCCGCTCGACAAAGTCTCGACGTCGATGACAATCAATTCGACTGCGGCAATTCTGCTTTGTATGTACATCGCTGTGGCAAGAAAGCAGGGTGTTGCGGCGAAGAACATCACCGGTACGGTGCAGAATGACATTCTGAAAGAGTATATTGCGCGCGGGACATATATATATCCGCCTGAACCATCGATGCGTCTGATCTGCGACATTTTCGAATACGCAGAGGAACATCTGCCTCGATACAACACGATTTCGATTTCCGGCTATCACATCCGCGAAGCCGGATCGACCGCCGTGCAGGAGGTCGCGTTTACGTTGGCGAATGCCATAGCTTATGTCGAAGCTGCGCTGTCTCGCGGTCTGGACATCGATCGGTTTGCGCCTAGACTCTCGTTCTTCTTCAACGGACATCAGAATCTTCTCGAAGAGATCGCAAAGTTTCGCGCGGCACGCATGCTCTGGGCGACCATTATGAAGAAGCGATTCGGCGCGAAGAATCCGAAATCTATGATGCTGCGGTTTCACACTCAGACTGCTGGATCATCTCTGACTGCTCAGCAGCCTGAAAACAATACTATCCGTACGACTCTCGAAGCGCTCGCCGCCGTTTTGGGAGGCACACAGTCGCTACACACGAATTCCGAGGATGAGGCACTTGGCCTTCCGACCGAAAGAACTGCTCAAACCGCTCTCCGCATTCAGCAGATAATCGGCTTCGAGTCCGGTGTCACAGACGCGATCGACCCTCTTGCCGGTAGTTACCATATTGAATCGATGACCGATCAGATCGAACGAGAATGCGCGGAGTACATCGACAAGATCGATAGGATAGGGGGCGCGCTCAAGGCTGTCGAGCGGGGATTCTATCAGAAAGAGATACAGATAGCAGCCTATGAGTATCAGAAGGCTGTCGATTCCGGTAAGCGGACAGTCGTCGGAGTCAACCGGTTTGTCGTCGAGGATGAACGCGAGCCGAAAATACTCAAGGTCGATCCGAAGCTCAGAGACGAGCAAATAGTGCGGCTGCATGCTGTGAAGTCAACGAGAGATTCAAAACGTGCAAATGCAATACTCACAGCATTGAAGGAAAAAGCATCGATGAACGACAATCTCGTTCCGACGATTCTCGAGTGTGTCGAAGCCTATTGTACAGTCGGTGAGATATCCGATGTGTTCCGGTCCGTCTGGGGCGAATATAGAGAGAGTGTGGTATTGTGAAATGAAAGTCAACAAGCTGAATCATGTCGCCATTGCGGTTCGTGATATCGAGAAGCAGTTGGGCTTATTCTGTGGAATTCTCGGCGTGCCGCAAGGAGAGATCATCGATGTGCCGTCGCAGGGCGTTAAGGTGGCATTTCTCGAATTACCGAATGTGAGGCTGGAGCTCATCGCGCCGCTCGATGAGACCGCGAAGCTTAACAAGTATCTAGATAAGAGAGGCGAGGGGTTGCACCATATCTCACTCTCTGTTGATGATATCAGCGATGCTATCGACGGACTCGCAGATAAAGGAGTGGAGCCAATAGACGAGATGCCGAGGTCGGGCGCCGAGGGGAAACTCGTTGCTTTTCTGCACCCGAAAACTACCGGGAGCGTTCTGATCGAACTCGAGGAGGAATGATGCTGAATCGTGCATGGTTGCTGTTTTTGTGCGCTGTGATGCTGTGTGTTGATGGCACTGTGGCTTATGCTCAGGATGCATCAGTTGGAGTGGAAGCGGATTCTGCTCGAAGTCAGACGGTGAGGAAGTTTACGTTTGCTCTTGATATCGGGACCGAACGAAGAGAGGGATACACAGAGTATGAAATCGATGTCGGTTGGGTTCCGGTGCAGCCGTATGACGTTGTCCTGAAAGCGGGAAGTCGTCTTAGGTTCCCGGTAAATTCAATTCTGACAAGACTCGGCGCCACTGCCGCGTACGCGGGTTTCTCACTGAGTGCGACAGCATGGTTGCAACTGAGCAACTCCGAGGGATTGTTCAAGGACTACGATTGGTTCGAGTTAAACAAGCAGCAGAATTCATTCATATTCGGCAGCGCTCGGAACAACGACAAATCGAAGCAGTTCGACTTCGAGGCAAGCTACACTGCGCGGACAAAGAGCATGACCTTCACACCGCGGATCAGATTGTCTCTTGTCAACATGAGCTTCGAGGCCGAGGATGCTACGCAATGGCAGTATTACGGATTCGATGATGAGCTGGGACTTGTGCCGCTTGACGAACCGTACGTATTCGATACGACCGCGTTGGTCATCACTTACGAAATTGACTACACCGCATTCTATTTCGGCGGATCATTCGCATATAGATTCCCCTTCGGAGTCGAGGCCGAGCTGATGGGCATGTTCGCGCCGATTGTTTCCGCTGACGATCTCGACATTCACCTTTTGCGTGAACCACCCAAGAAAGCGGAGACATCCTCGGATGGTTCTGCGGGCATAGCCGGATTGAGGCTAACATATAAAGCATCACGTATTGTGGAGGTCTTCGGTGGTGTCGATTATAGTTTTTTCAAAACCGATGGCACGCAGAAGCAGACTGAACTTGGTGAGCCATACCAGGCCTACACCGGCATTCCCGCCGAAACCAAATCGGAGTGGTATTCGATCAGCGGTGGCCTGACGCTCTATCTCGGCAGGTAGGGTTTGCTCGCGCCGTCAGGATGTAGTCTGTAGGTCAGGATCCCCGCCTGCTCAAGCAGAGCGCAGAGCAGGTCCGAACGCAAGTGAGGAGATCCTGACAATTGTGTTCGTTAACCGCGATCAAAGATCGCGGCCACGGCAACCTCCTATTAGTAGAGTCATGAGTGTAAACATGGAATTGCAGAGCGTTGTAAAAGACTGGGGTGGCTTTGAGGAGTTCATAAGAGACCTGCATGCAACTGGTGATGTATCGGCAGAAAGAGGGGTGACACTCGTCGGTGCGTCAGGTGCCTCTCGTGAAATAGATGTCCTATTGAGACACAATGAAGGCCCAGATCAATCTCTAACTTTAATCGAGTGCAAGTGCTGGACAAGGAAAGTAAAAAGGGCCGACATTGATGTTCTGCATTCCAGTATGCTCGATTTGAATGCTTCCAAGGGAGTTGTCTTTACAAGAATTGGGTACCAGTCAGGCGCAAAGATTTATGCAAAATCAAAGGGAATAGAGCTCTTTGTTGTTCGCGATTTATCAGACAAGGAATGGGGTCTACCCGGAAAGGTAATTGACTTCTACTTACACGTAATTTCAAAGACCATAGTGAAAGTGGATGTCAAGAACACCAAAGTGGCATATCAAGTGGGAACTGAACAGAAAGAACAAACTGCGCTTTTGCTTGTTTTCGGCTGCAAGAGCAAGAAGCATTTGATTGTCTCTTTCCACAAAGATAAGCATAGGACTCTTGAGGACTATTTGGAGGCTGCCTGCGATCATGCGATTGATGAGTTTCAAAAGAAAGCGTTCATTATCAATGGCGGGGAAGAGTGTACACGATATTTCTTGGTGGATGTAAATATGCAATTTCCGGATAGCGAGCTTCAAGTAGTCAATGGCACCACCGTACTCTATGTACCTAGAATCGAGTTGGCCGTAGGAATAAAAGTAAGCCAATCTAGGTTTGTGCTCGATCGCTCAGAGAAATATCTCTTCGTTCTGGCGATTGAGGACTGCGTAAACAACCAAGTGTATGCCGCTTGCAAGAGAGAAGGAAGTCCCGAAGCTCAATGGGTTAGAATTAAGAGTGATACGCTATCGCATCAAGACGAAGTACTCGTTAACGGTTCGGTTCTGAGAATTATAATGAAGGGCTTTTTTGATCCAAAGGAGTTGGAAGGTCGATCCATCCGCACACGCCAGCGCTGACAGGATATATGACCGAAGGAAGACACCAAAACCGCCTTCGCGGAACTCAGGCATTTGTAAACCGCGATCAAAGATCGCGGCCACGTCATACGGGGAAAAGGATTGAACACTTATGAGTAAGACATTCGACCAGGGCAAAGATGAAGTTGGGAAGCTGTGTAAGTATTTCGCCACTAACCGGAAGTCTTTCCTCGTCCCCGGAGTCAAAGAAGCCCACGTCCGCCAATCGCTCATAGACCCTTTTTTTGAGGCACTTGGTTGGGACGTGCGCAACGAGTCCATGGCGGCGCCTCAATATCGCGAAGTGATCCCCGAAGACAGCCTTGATGTGGAAGGCCAACAGAAGGCGCCCGACTACACCTTCCGCGTTGGCACACTGCCGAAGTTCTATGTCGAAGCCAAGAAGTGCGGCATCAATATCAACGCCGATCCCGCTCCCGCCTACCAGCTTCGCCGATACGGCTTCAGCGCCAAGCTTGCCTTGTCAATCCTGACCGACTTCGAGGAGCTGGGCGTTTACGATTGCGCCTCCCGCCCGCGACCCAGCGACAAAGCGAGTCATGCCCGTATCCAATATTTCGGGTTCGCGGAATATCCTGATCGCTGGCGGGAAATTTGGGACGTGTTCTCGCGCGAGGCCGTCTGGTCCGGGATGTTCGACCAGTATGCTGCCTCCAAGCGTAAGCGAGGCACTTCCGAAGTTGACAGCGAATTTCTGAAGGATATCGAGGGCTGGCGCGATGTTCTGGCGCGAAACCTCGCCCTGCGCAACAGCGATCTGTCGACAGACGATCTCAACGCCGCCGTTCAACGGATCATTGACAGGATCGTCTTCCTGCGGATTGCCGAAGATCGGGGACTGGAATCGTACGGGCAACTACTCGAACTCTGCAACCAGCCGCATATCTACGGCCATTTCATGAGCGGATTGTGCCGTAAGGCCGATGAGAAATACAACTCCGGCCTGTTCCACTTCCAGAAAGAATCCGGCGTCTCTGATGCGCCGGACACACTCACTCCCCGTCTGGTTGTGGACGACAAGGCGCTCAAGCCCATTCTCCAAAGCCTCTACTTCGAACATGGCAGCCCGTATAACTTCGGCGTCCTGCCTGTGGAAATTCTGGGCACGGTGTATGAACGATTCCTCGGCAAAGTCATCCGCCTGACCGCCGGGCATCAGGCCAAAGTCGAGGAAAAACCGGAAGTGCGCAAGGCTGGCGGCGTGTATTACACCCCCGCCTATATTGTGAACTACATCGTCCAGAACACCATCGGCAAACAGATTGAGGGCAAAAGCCCCGCCGATCTCGCCGGCGGCAAAACCAAGCCCCCCTTCCGCGTGCTCGACATGGCATGCGGTAGCGGCTCCTTCCTCATCGGCGCATATCAGTTTCTCCTGGAACACTGCTTGAAATGGTATCAAGCCAACCCTTCCAAGAGACACGCCAAAGCCGTATATCAGAACGCCAAAGGTGAAACCCGCCTCACTATCGCCGAACGCAAACGTATCCTTACTACTCATATCTTCGGCGTCGATATCGACCGGCAGGCTGTCGAAACCGCCAAACTCTCATTGCTGCTGAAAGCCCTTGAAGGCGAAAACGATACCACTCTCTCCGAGCAGATGAAGCTCTTCCACGCACGCGCATTGCCGAATCTATCGAACAACATAAAGTGCGGAAATTCATTGATCGCCTCCGACTTCTCGCTAGTTCCCGAAGACTTGGTGCGCGTCCGCGCTTTCGACTG
This genomic window contains:
- a CDS encoding restriction endonuclease; translated protein: MELQSVVKDWGGFEEFIRDLHATGDVSAERGVTLVGASGASREIDVLLRHNEGPDQSLTLIECKCWTRKVKRADIDVLHSSMLDLNASKGVVFTRIGYQSGAKIYAKSKGIELFVVRDLSDKEWGLPGKVIDFYLHVISKTIVKVDVKNTKVAYQVGTEQKEQTALLLVFGCKSKKHLIVSFHKDKHRTLEDYLEAACDHAIDEFQKKAFIINGGEECTRYFLVDVNMQFPDSELQVVNGTTVLYVPRIELAVGIKVSQSRFVLDRSEKYLFVLAIEDCVNNQVYAACKREGSPEAQWVRIKSDTLSHQDEVLVNGSVLRIIMKGFFDPKELEGRSIRTRQR
- a CDS encoding Eco57I restriction-modification methylase domain-containing protein, translated to MSKTFDQGKDEVGKLCKYFATNRKSFLVPGVKEAHVRQSLIDPFFEALGWDVRNESMAAPQYREVIPEDSLDVEGQQKAPDYTFRVGTLPKFYVEAKKCGININADPAPAYQLRRYGFSAKLALSILTDFEELGVYDCASRPRPSDKASHARIQYFGFAEYPDRWREIWDVFSREAVWSGMFDQYAASKRKRGTSEVDSEFLKDIEGWRDVLARNLALRNSDLSTDDLNAAVQRIIDRIVFLRIAEDRGLESYGQLLELCNQPHIYGHFMSGLCRKADEKYNSGLFHFQKESGVSDAPDTLTPRLVVDDKALKPILQSLYFEHGSPYNFGVLPVEILGTVYERFLGKVIRLTAGHQAKVEEKPEVRKAGGVYYTPAYIVNYIVQNTIGKQIEGKSPADLAGGKTKPPFRVLDMACGSGSFLIGAYQFLLEHCLKWYQANPSKRHAKAVYQNAKGETRLTIAERKRILTTHIFGVDIDRQAVETAKLSLLLKALEGENDTTLSEQMKLFHARALPNLSNNIKCGNSLIASDFSLVPEDLVRVRAFDWDVQFPDAMKAGGFDAVIGNPPYVRQETLGAGFKEYANVHYRVYHSVADLYAYFIERGVSLLRPDGWFSYIVANKWMRANYGEPLRKWLKEQQVEEIIDFGDLPVFKGATTYPCIIRIRKTPAETQRRCEDISIVQMDTLNFVDLQECVENGKYLIRRTSLDDKGWSLSDERTQTLIEKIRAAGVPLGEYVKGKIYRGVLTGLNKAFVIDRATRERLIAEDSQSAEIIKPFLAGRDIKRYQTPQSDQFLILMPKGWTREKSRNAKDAWGWLQKNYPAVALHIAPFAAAGQKRYDKGEYWWELRACEYYHEFEKPKIIVPAIVKSASYAFDEENHYSNDKTSIVQTDDLYLLGVLNSRVSDIILHSISSTKHGGYFEYKPMYVSQLPIRSIDLSDASQKSIHDRIVQLAESMLALTPKLREATSESKKATLQNAITTTDAEIDRLVYELYGLTDEEIKIVEGQ
- a CDS encoding omptin family outer membrane protease: MLNRAWLLFLCAVMLCVDGTVAYAQDASVGVEADSARSQTVRKFTFALDIGTERREGYTEYEIDVGWVPVQPYDVVLKAGSRLRFPVNSILTRLGATAAYAGFSLSATAWLQLSNSEGLFKDYDWFELNKQQNSFIFGSARNNDKSKQFDFEASYTARTKSMTFTPRIRLSLVNMSFEAEDATQWQYYGFDDELGLVPLDEPYVFDTTALVITYEIDYTAFYFGGSFAYRFPFGVEAELMGMFAPIVSADDLDIHLLREPPKKAETSSDGSAGIAGLRLTYKASRIVEVFGGVDYSFFKTDGTQKQTELGEPYQAYTGIPAETKSEWYSISGGLTLYLGR
- a CDS encoding acetyl-CoA carboxylase biotin carboxyl carrier protein subunit → MNYSAKLLDKEYIVSLDDRGAKIDLQFNGKPVKFSYTTRKNKHRFLMLVDSMSYDVEVNRQNGKFSVFIYGREFEVTAEDERLAKLREVAGMGSEMADQKDIAAPMPGLVVKLLKSVGDAVKKGEGVIIIEAMKMENELKAASDGEIADVLVKPGQAVDKGQCLVKLKSNPT
- the mce gene encoding methylmalonyl-CoA epimerase; its protein translation is MKVNKLNHVAIAVRDIEKQLGLFCGILGVPQGEIIDVPSQGVKVAFLELPNVRLELIAPLDETAKLNKYLDKRGEGLHHISLSVDDISDAIDGLADKGVEPIDEMPRSGAEGKLVAFLHPKTTGSVLIELEEE
- a CDS encoding methylmalonyl-CoA mutase family protein: MDSKKKHLHTPADLDGHDYQQELGNPGEYPFTRGIYAGMYTERLWTMRQYAGFGTAVESNKRYRYLLEQGQTGLSVAFDLPTQIGYDSDHAMSEGEVGKTGVAIDTLKDFEILFNRIPLDKVSTSMTINSTAAILLCMYIAVARKQGVAAKNITGTVQNDILKEYIARGTYIYPPEPSMRLICDIFEYAEEHLPRYNTISISGYHIREAGSTAVQEVAFTLANAIAYVEAALSRGLDIDRFAPRLSFFFNGHQNLLEEIAKFRAARMLWATIMKKRFGAKNPKSMMLRFHTQTAGSSLTAQQPENNTIRTTLEALAAVLGGTQSLHTNSEDEALGLPTERTAQTALRIQQIIGFESGVTDAIDPLAGSYHIESMTDQIERECAEYIDKIDRIGGALKAVERGFYQKEIQIAAYEYQKAVDSGKRTVVGVNRFVVEDEREPKILKVDPKLRDEQIVRLHAVKSTRDSKRANAILTALKEKASMNDNLVPTILECVEAYCTVGEISDVFRSVWGEYRESVVL